The Rhododendron vialii isolate Sample 1 chromosome 1a, ASM3025357v1 region GGAGTTGGGGAGGAGTGAGAATGGAAGAGTTCAAGCACTTGGTGGTGGCAAAGTTCAAGGAAGGAGTGGTGGTGGAAGAGCTTTTGAAAGGGATGGAGAAGATGGTTTCTGAAGTTGATGAGGTCAAGGCCTTTGAGTGGTAAGTATCTCTAATTTGGGAGGGAGGGCTTTAGTTTTTATTTACTGTATTTTATTTGAATAAATAGATCTAATGGAATTTGGACTTCCCCTACTCATCCTTGTTTCAATTTAGTCTAAATTATTGAATCTCTTCTTCAAAAGGGTTCTTTTTTCCATGATAATCATTTCTAGTGGACATTTTAAACTTCCATCTcctttaaacattttttttcgaTAACCGGATTTCCGGACCAGCACTAAAGCTACTTCCAAACAAGCCTTAAGCACATACCCATTCCATCTAAGGGATGAGATTACGTACCTTTGTGAACAGGGGACAGGACATTGAAAGCCATGAGATGCTAACCCAAGGCTTCACCCATGCTTTCTTGATGACCTTCAAAAGCAAGGAAGACTTCACTGCTTTTCTTGGCCACCCAAAACATCTGGAATTCTCAGGCACATTTTCAACCGTGATTGACAAGATTGTGGTGCTTGATTTCCCTTCTGTTCTTCTCAAGCCAGCAGCTGTTCTTCTCAAGCCACCTGCTTAATATCCAGGATTTCTACTCAAAACTATGTTATATAGGTTCCCAATTAATGTTATCttaaatgtgtgtgtgtgtgagagactTATTTTAAGGTAAGTTGGAAGTGTTTTCTTGCATAATTATAGTCTGATCTGTACTGATGGTGCTATGAAGGTGAGTGGCTATATAACCATGAATAAGCTTTGTATCAAAGTCTTTTTATCCATTATGCAATGAATGAGAATCTGTTGAGGGGTTGATGTTATGACTCGAACCCGAAAAGCCGGGACAAAAAGCTTGTTATCGCTCCGGTTCACCACCTCTGGGCTCTGGCTCAGCAAAAACCTGGTTGATGTtactttttcctctttcttctctctttccataTTTGCATTGTAGATCTCGATGAAATGCTTAATTGGTTTTTAAATCATGGTAATCGGATAGTATGGATACCAATAAATATGTGACGAAATACAAAATAACCAAGGACTGAATTTATTAATTAGGTTCCAATCAGTGTGTACAGAACCCAATTTCAATTTGCTTTTGTGTTTCGATCCCATTTTTATTGGAATCCAATTAACAAAACCACAGTTAGAAGTTTTGACGAGATCTACAATGTGAACGAAACCGAATGTTGTTCGGCATGCTGTAAAATAACCATTTTCACCCGTTCAATTTCCTCCTTCCACTGCCAACAAGCTCAGTCCTTAATTTGTTGATGttattgcctatcaaaaaaaaaaaaaaaattgttgatgtTATTGGAGGAGTTATGTTATTGTTTGAAGAGGCTGGATGATTTGGTTACTTGATGTAGTATATCGTACTTAGTTTCTACAACTCCCTTCAGTGAGGGGCCGTGCCTCGCCTTGCGTTTCATCGTCTAGGCTCCTGGGCACCTTAGAGCGTCAATGTGTCTAGGCTCCTCGGCACCCTGGCTCCTCAATGTGCCTTGCGGGCATATGTATGTATGAATCCTTTTTTCTAACTAAGCTAAATAGAGAATCATGCCTCTTTGTACAATTGTATTTTGGTCGacgtcacttttttttttttgagaaaaagtaaaaaaaaaatagaaactgaTTTCAGCAAATAGAAAAGAAGCAGTGTTATCTAACAGAGCCAAAATGTTGAACAAATTGTGTAGGCTACTCTTCCGTGCGCTCAGTTTAATGGGCCAAAATGAAAGGCCTCAAAGTCCAACTCACTCACCGACCCAAAACCAAGCCCAGAAATATTCTCTGCCTTTTGACCCTCTCCCATCCTCCCACTATCAAACTCTCATGACATCTTTGATCTTTCCCAGTATGTCACAACCCGTACCGGATTAATGCTTGCAAGATTTGATTATCTCTTCAAACGGAGCGAAAGTTTTAATTGGGACCCCTGCAAGTGAGCGGTGGGATGGTTATGAATGAGTTGTTGGACTTTTTCACATTGATGATTGTCGAGTTCTATGTAATTGTGCATGATATTTGTACATCTGTCCAACAAATTTAGAAAATCAAACTAAAGacgataaattttcttttgatttgcTTCACCTAATCCAACACTCTAGGTGATTTAAAAGAGTAATATCATCCTCAATCACGGCCTGGAGGCCCATGCCAACAGCCTTGTCTGCCACTTAGAATTTTCTCAAATGATAGTTGAGAATCTCTAAGATTGCTTTGCCTTTTCCACTTTCAAGCTGATAATTTAGACAAATGGAGTAACTTGTGAGAGGTAGTGGTCTGCTGCGTCTGCAACTTTCATAGGTCAGAAAGCAGAGAAAAAAACCCAAGAAAAAATGGCTAGAAGAAGACACAGAAAAACAGTCACCAATGGGAAAAACCACAAGAAATAAAAATTCCTTTGAGAAAAGTGGTTTCAAGGAATTGGAAGTCCACTGGAGAATGAGAATTTCAAAAGGGGGGAACTTTTTTAGATATGGAAAGTAAAATTCTTCAATTGGGTACCCAGTAAAAGATAACACCAGAAGAAAACTAAATATATGGATAAAAAGCAAATTCTCTCTTTACTACCTTTTCATCCTTCCATCCCTCTTCTCACACAAGCCACCACCCTTCTCTTCacaattgaaaatcaaaacaagctaaggagaaggagaaaatgCACAGCTTTGAGAAACTAGTCCACCTTCTTTACCTTCTCATTCTCACACTCACCTTCTTCCCTTCATCAATAGCATATCCAAAAGATTTGAGTACCTTGCGCTATAATCGAGTGTACAGAAATTCGTCGGTAGTTGAAAAACTCGGAGAAGGATACGAGCTAGGTACAAGAATTTCTTACGATGTTCCGGACCATGTACCGAATATCTGTGATGAGTGTCAAAAGCCTAATGGAAACTGTGGAGTCGGATTGAGGTGCATTTGCCATCCTAGAGAGTGTAGTAAGTGCTCCTTTCCATACCAAAGTTGCAGTTTGATCTTTATTTCGTTTTTGGTCATTTTCTAGTGTAATATGTGTGGTGTGTGATATAATTTTGCAGAAAACCAGGTCACATCCAAGAGTGGGACTATTGACCCTTTTGGTAACATCCTCTTCTCCTTGCTTTCCTCCATTTTGGTGATTTTTATCTTCATGAGTACTTGAACTTTCACATGTTCAATTCCATGTAAGGCCCTCTTTACTCGTTGCAACTCTCATAGATGGAGCAACACAAGGCTTGAAGTTTTCATCAAGAGGGTTGATCCTTTTCAAAAGATGTATTTTGGTTTTATACTAGTGGAGACAATGAACTGTTATGCCAAAACTTCTGGTGACAGTTAGTTAGTAACATGAAGTAGTACACTTACTGCCATTAACACAAGCTTTACATTTGTATCAGCAGGGTTGCTCCTTTGTCTAATTGCTATCAGAAGTTCTTTttaatttcgtacttgtattggAGACAATCAACAGGTGGACAAAAACTTACGCATATAGTAACGTTGAGTAGTGCAGTAATGTTACACTTACTGCAATACTATCTTACCATTGCTTAGTTACCACCTGGTGTGTTGCAATTATAGCCGTGGCAAAATTAATCTTACATGAGTTCCAGTACTCTGTCACATGGACTCGGGTACGGGTACGTGTCCAAGTATTGGATTCATCATTCATCTAATTTTAATACCAAGGATACAGTAACACGCAACAATATCTAAAATACGTTTTATATAGTTTTCGTTTGCCAGATTAAATGACGTTTGCTAGTTGTCTAAGACTCCATCATGCATATTATAGGAGTTCTATGCATAGCTCGTGAGGAATTCGAATCACAATCTATGCTTGCTTAGTTATTGTCCAACTAAACATGTCTAACACGGATCCCATATCCTTATTCTAATATCGAGCGACCAACAAGGGGACTTCATACTTGGGAGGATCCATATAACATAAGTTCCACTAATATTCAGGAGTTGTTCTGTCACTTCAGTTGTTTCAAAAAACGTATTAGTATAAGATGCTCATTAATTAAGTGAGATGATTCAGTCAAAGGCAATAAGAAGATTaccaaaagacaatttcatCCCATTTAATTTTAGCCAACAATGCCTTGTATTAGGATCCTCATATtcaagatctttcaaataagtttCACACCGCAATAAACAAAAGTTTAGACTCTCACCCCAAAAGTAAGTATATTGTGAAAACGTGGATAatagagggaaaagaaaatttgtgcaAACCTTCTTTGTGATTACCATCTGAAAACAATAACATGAAGAAACCATTGTTATCTTCACTTTGCATATTGCAGCTTCAAAAAACTGTTTGGCTTATGCAGTAATCCACTCATGAGCCCTTTGAGATGTGACAATCGCAACTTCACGAATTTTAGTCATCACGAATTCAGATTTGGAAACTTTGATGTGAGCCCACGCTCTTCTAGTCTAGGTGAATTTGAGGTTGTTTTCATTATCATTGACGAAATTGGGCAAGCTGTGGATTCAACTGTAAAAGTGTAGAACCTTTGGAAATAAACATCTTCAGGAAGTAGACTCGGTTCCACAAGGATCCCATGATACAACTGCACTTGATGTTCAGAAACAGGCtgcttttttgagcaaatgcaATGATCAACTGGTTTTCTTCATCCTGATTGCACGATTCTGTTGAAGAGCTCAAGGTGCCCTTGCTCTATGTCTGCAATTTTGCTCCATTTTTTCTTGCCATATGACAAAAACAGTTAACGAGGAAAATTATGATATCTTATATTCTTCAACCTTGGTCTGAAAAGAGTAAAAATTTCCTTTGAGCAGACATTCATGCCAATGGCTGCATATATTGATAACATGGGTGTTAGTGCTTAGTAATCAGAATATGCAATCAGATTGTGACTAAGAATTCCTTGAAGACAATCTCTTATTCGGAAAGGGGGAGGGGAATAGATAATCTCTCCTTTGCGTGGGTGATGGATCAGCTAAATATAAGTTCTATGAAATTCTAGTTgagatgagttgctaagagcaTCTCGTATAGTTTTAGCCATATTGGCACGACCAAAGTTGAACTGTGGCCAGCAGCAGTGCCATTTCGAAATATTGCTTCGAAGAAGTCCAGACATGTTTTATGCACAACCAACATGTTAATTACAACTATAGAGCACAGCCATGCTCAGTAAGGTTGCGAAAATAGTTTTGGCAGGAGATTGGCCAACCACGGGAGATGCGGATAAGCTGAGTTTGATGACTTTGCCAGGCAATGTTTTTGCTTCTTTGAAATTTAACAGAACGGATTACCTCCAATAAAACTTTGATAGCCAGGCTGCCTACCGTATACACTAATTATGTCTGATAAAATGCTATCAACTATTGTGGGATCAGTCCCTAAGGAGAATTTGTCTTAGCTTTTAATGACTCCTGTTTATGGACGGTTGGATTGGTCAGTAGAAATTACTTGATTAGACGTAAGTGGCACAGACAccatgagttataaaaaaaagggacaaCCTAGAATGTATTTGTACACACCAAACATAAGTAAGGAAGAGAGGGGTCGGAATTTTAACAAGCAGTTGGTGATCATTATTAATTCTGCAGCACCATATTAAACAGGGGATCAAATTAGGAACATTAGGTATTTGCACCAAATTCAACAACCAATCAGATTTTCATGAATAACAAACCATGCTTGCAGTGACACTACACAAGTAAAGACCCAAAGGTCCCAAACGAAATATGAGCCTAAAAACCTATGGGTATGGCGCTAAAGAGAGAATTTCAAAGTGGAAGGCCAAAAGCACCCAATACAGACATGACACGACATAACATCACACACTGGACacctaagaagcatggatacaGATATGGACACGACACGATACGCACACGTGGATATGTCATTTCTTCATAAATTAGGACAGGGACACGTTGTGGACGCACTGAATAAAACGTATATTTTTGCATTGTAGTCTTGCAGCGGTATCTCACAAATTTATGTTGGAGATGAAAGTCATCATTTCTATCCAATGAagataaaacacacaaaattattGACGCGCTGAATAAAACGTAATATTTTTGCGTTGTAGTCTTGTAGAGATATCTTACGAATTTATGTTGGAGATGAAAATCATTATTTCTATCCAATGAAGATAAAACACacaattttcccaaaaaaaaaaaaaaatttacccaagaaaagataaaacacacaaaattattGCCTTTTCAAAGATACAAAACAATGATTGCTGCGCAAGTATTCTTTTCAtcgattgaaattttgaactatGGACCAAGTTTTACACATCACAATTTCTGTCGTGTCCTCCACGTGTGCCTAGAGTGTTCCCAAATCTCAGTAAAACAAGTACTACAATTAGAAACTAGACACTTAATTTGGCGTGTTTGACGTGTGTCAAGGAGTGTCGTGTCCGTATCCGACAAGTGTTGGACTTGGATACTTGAGGCCGATAGACGTGTCCATGCATCTTAGTTGGACATGGGTGCGGCTTGACTTGACAggtataatttttgttttttatcaggAAAGAAGACATACAGCTTTAGGATGCATTGAATAGTATGTCTGTTTGAGTGTATGTGTATATTAATCCTTAGAATAGGTGAAAACCTTATTTTGTTGCACTTATAACAGGGTTGCTCCTTTGTCTAATTACTGATCagaaattctttttgaaaataatattcGTCTTGGAGACAATCAACAGGTGGGCACAAACTTCTGCATATAACGACATTTAGTTGTGCGGTAAGGTTACACTTACTACAATACTATCGTACACAAGTTCCAGTACTCTCTGTGACTCAGGCACGGATGTTGGGTATGCATCTAAGTATTGGACTGATCTAATTTTAGTGTCAAGGCTACAGGAACGCGCAAAAATATCTAAAAGCTCGTCTGGGGAGGGGATTTGAATAGATAATCACGCCTTTGTGTGGGTGATGGATCATCAACTAACCATAAGTTTGCGATAATCTTTCATGTTCTTTTCCTGTATGAAGCCAATCTCAGAATGATAACCAGTTTACAGAGGGAAAACTGCAGTTAAAGAAGGGAAAATGGATATCTTACATCTTTCAATGCATTCGAGTCCGTAAGGCATACTTGGATAGTTGACCGCATGTAAGATAGACTCATAATGCAGCTACCAATTAACAAATATTATGGCAATCTGAAGAACTTACAGATTAAAGAGTTGGTGGTATCCCTATTCAGATTGCTTTAATCAATTTTGCAGGATATAGTAGGGGAAACTACAACTATCATCAATTAGACTAAGAAACAGGCATCACCCCCAGTAAAAAACACTAGCTGAGGTGAGGTACTAAGAGGCCAACCCCTGGTTCTCCTATGAAATTCTAGTTGAGATGAGCTGAGCTAAGTGCATCTCGCGTAGTTTTAGCCATATTGGCAAGGACAAAGTTGAACTGTGGCCAGCAGCAGTGCCATTTCGAAGTATTGCTCCGACTGAAGTCCAGCCGTATTTTATGCACAACCAACATGTGAATTATAACTATAGAGCACAGCCATGCTCGGTGAGGcggcaaaaatagttttggcaagAGATTGGCCAACCGCAGGAGATGCGGAGAAGCTGAGTATGATGACTTTCCCAGGCAATTAATGTTTTTGCTTCTTTGAACACTAACACAACGGATTACGTCCTGCCTACCGTATACATAGATTATGTCCAACAAAATACTAACAACTTTTGTGGGGGCCAGTCCCTAAGGAGGATTTAAATGACTCATGCTTgtggacggtgggattggtccgTGGGAATTAGTTGATTAAACAT contains the following coding sequences:
- the LOC131331008 gene encoding stress-response A/B barrel domain-containing protein At5g22580 yields the protein MEEFKHLVVAKFKEGVVVEELLKGMEKMVSEVDEVKAFEWGQDIESHEMLTQGFTHAFLMTFKSKEDFTAFLGHPKHLEFSGTFSTVIDKIVVLDFPSVLLKPAAVLLKPPA
- the LOC131331085 gene encoding uncharacterized protein LOC131331085 isoform X2; amino-acid sequence: MHSFEKLVHLLYLLILTLTFFPSSIAYPKDLSTLRYNRVYRNSSVVEKLGEGYELGTRISYDVPDHVPNICDECQKPNGNCGVGLRCICHPRECKNQVTSKSGTIDPFGPLYSLQLS
- the LOC131331085 gene encoding uncharacterized protein LOC131331085 isoform X1 — encoded protein: MHSFEKLVHLLYLLILTLTFFPSSIAYPKDLSTLRYNRVYRNSSVVEKLGEGYELGTRISYDVPDHVPNICDECQKPNGNCGVGLRCICHPRECKNQVTSKSGTIDPFGNILFSLLSSILVIFIFMST
- the LOC131331085 gene encoding uncharacterized protein LOC131331085 isoform X3, with the protein product MHSFEKLVHLLYLLILTLTFFPSSIAYPKDLSTLRYNRVYRNSSVVEKLGEGYELGTRISYDVPDHVPNICDECQKPNGNCGVGLRCICHPRECKNQVTSKSGTIDPFVIHS